Proteins encoded in a region of the Uloborus diversus isolate 005 chromosome 1, Udiv.v.3.1, whole genome shotgun sequence genome:
- the LOC129221766 gene encoding suppressor of cytokine signaling 2-like — protein sequence MLTSYPKLDSTFSNPVAACPSLSHSSSGNESQPQQQQTSFCFQLPAEHHWLGSCATNFFPKDVWCASSEIFPRSKPEINEEEEAKPPKVMQVIEPEDDLKCLINNDLKLRLCGYYYGSLSWSDAAHILKKCNAGTFLVRDSEHSSYLYALSVQTRKGPTSCRIEYSNGRFRLDSCQELSNKMPRFESVTDLVDHYVQMTKNLPRNTASKEVSPVWLNLDEENTRDIPVQIYKPLYRTVQSLQHICRINLIRIQRERHPNWPLSRTINESEHNVLPTVLKDYLKEYPYSQ from the coding sequence ATGTTGACTAGCTATCCGAAACTGGATTCCACCTTCAGCAACCCCGTAGCCGCTTGCCCGTCTTTGTCTCATTCCAGCTCAGGCAACGAGTCGCAACCTCAGCAGCAGCAGACCTCCTTCTGCTTCCAACTGCCGGCCGAACACCACTGGCTTGGCAGTTGCGCAACCAACTTCTTCCCCAAAGACGTCTGGTGTGCGTCTTCCGAGATCTTCCCAAGATCCAAGCCTGAGATCAACGAGGAAGAGGAGGCTAAACCTCCCAAGGTCATGCAGGTTATCGAGCCCGAAGATGACCTCAAATGCCTCATCAACAATGATCTGAAGTTGAGACTTTGCGGCTATTACTACGGCAGCCTCAGTTGGTCGGACGCTGCTCACATACTGAAAAAGTGCAACGCGGGCACTTTCCTAGTTAGGGACTCAGAACATAGTAGTTACTTATACGCTTTGTCGGTGCAAACTCGAAAGGGGCCCACGAGCTGTCGCATCGAGTACAGCAACGGACGATTCAGACTGGATTCCTGTCAAGAACTTTCCAACAAAATGCCTCGCTTCGAAAGCGTTACTGATCTTGTTGACCACTACGTTCAAATGACCAAGAACTTGCCACGTAACACTGCTTCCAAAGAAGTATCTCCCGTCTGGTTGAATCTAGACGAGGAGAATACCAGGGACATTCCAGTCCAAATATACAAGCCTCTATACAGAACTGTCCAAAGTCTTCAGCATATTTGTCGCATAAATTTGATTAGGATACAAAGAGAACGTCATCCAAACTGGCCCCTGTCTAGGACGATAAACGAATCAGAACATAACGTTTTACCAACCGTCTTAAAAGACTATCTTAAAGAGTATCCTTATTCCCAATGA